The genomic DNA attttaatattttagtgtatttgatgtattatactttttaaatttatttttatataaaaatttaataggaCTAGACTCAAGTTTAACATTTTTTATCTAAACTAAACTTGGTAaagttttagatttatttttcgGTCAGACGAAATTTAAAATTGaatctaaatttttaaatatatctaAATTTAACTCAAGCCATAATTAAGTGAAGAGGTTAGTGTCCCGTTGAAACAACCACCTCAGTCTGCTTTCTATGTTTTCAAACAAATGGTCCAACTCTGACCATGTTGCTCTAATGTTTAAGGTGATTTTCATCTAAAGTAActcaattattaaaaaaattatattttgatcactcaattttaagaaattaaaaatcagtcattgaattatttgaaagtttttatttaaaccaTTTGGTTGTTAAAATAACTATTATATAACATTTTTTGTTTGCACCACTTGCACTAATCAAAAGTTATTATTTCCCTTCTTTTATAcatttcaatatttttttatgaaataacttTGAACATCACAAATTTGCGAATCAAAATCTAAATAGTTTGCTTCTTTGGTATTCAATACTAACCATCAGATCGAATTGAAGCCAGGAATGACACCAATGGGGTAGGTATCCCCCAAATggcaaattatcaatttagtctcttgaaaattttaaaattataaattagtttaatgttgaaaataaattttggcccccaaatattaaaagaatttcaatttaatccctttaaaaTTCTAAACCAACAAGCAAATGCAAAGAAAAATTATACTTTTAcccctttaaaattttataatttaattttttgccCCTCTGAAGATAAATTTCTAACTTTGTTCCTAATTGAATTTAAGATACGTTCTACTTATTGATGAGTATTGATCCATTGTACTGATCATTGAATCGTCGCATGAAGCTTgctaataaaacatttaaaaaacaaaataacagCCCAATGacttgaataaaatttttaaataatttaatgactttaatgataatttttaaataatttaatgactattttaaaaaatttaaaatttaaataaccaAACTATAAACTTAATAATATATAGTTTACTGAAAAGCTTAAAGTCAAAGTCGCTACGTCTTAAGGGGTTCCGTTTTCCAAAAGTTACGCGCCCCCATGATGTGGACTTTTATAGGGTCTCCAAATTGCAGGTTATGATATCCCACAACTTCACGTTCATATATTATATGCTGAAAGTAACCATCTTGCTTGGGGGAACAAATAACCAAATTTCAAGCACCCACCTTTtcattactttttttattttttttatttttaaatatataataaaagtatcaTAGAaacttttatattaaaattaaattatattttatttattttactaaaaaataaaataaaatcatccaCATACATTAAACCCAAGGAAGAAGTTAGGAATATCTTTAGAGaggcgaaattaaattataatttttacgataataaaatatattttcacaattttagtagtatatatctttataattttaaaagattaaatcaaattttatcattttaggatgctaaaatatgattttatttttattaatttaaaattttaaaagaatttttattTTAGAGAGAATCAAGACATACCAATCATTGATTAAAATTCACTTattattaatttatctattttttttatatacatcTTAACCTTTTTAATATCCATATCAAAATTCACTTATTATTTCAAAACTTTGTCATGAGAATTCTTTCAAACaatcaattttatttttgttacacatgaaaatcttttatttttattgtaatgaCTATatgtcttttaatttaaattttttttttaatggcTCATTCATATGCATGTTTTTTTAATGATTAAGTCTATTAATTTTCaacaaattattttttatggctCATTCATATGCATGTTGTTTTTTGATTTTAGGATCTCTGGTATTTTTTTAATATGTtcaaaattaagtaaattttatttctattttaaataaatctaatattaaaattaattctcATTAAAAATTTAATGTAATAAGTtcatcattaattagaaattttatgtttaagttaaatttaatcattatttgaattaaacaaaaatatatttagcatttaattgaaatttgttggaaaaatattttttttaaaaatgaaaatttgtatgaATAACCTTAATTCCCTTACATGTGTTGTTATATTGTTTAGGACATATTTTCCTTTTAAGGCTAAGAGTTGTTAAATGTTTGATTTAATCCGTTTCatataacaaataaaatttaTGTAGGTGCaacattaatttcaaaaatatttttttactatcTTTTAACGTGTATATATAGCCATCACTATGATTGAGGAATCTTTTATTATCTAATTGTTCATACCCTTCGTCAACTCaaaaataagaggataatacgtTGAAACTCACGTCCTCCTATATTGACAATAATATCCATACCAATCAAGTTAAGACTTAATCGACAAATTTCTAAAAATCTTtaaataaaaaaggttgaaaccaacaaataataaaatattgcactcaataataaataattgtatcttctaaaattttaaaattttaaatgttgtGAATTTAATTTATGAAATAGAGTGATATAATGCATTTTAAACATATAATTTActatttgaaatatatatttaatttagtaAATGTGTATATAGTATTTTCAACTCATTTGAGACTAAAAAGGGACAGTTAGAGCATTTTAATCTAACTTcaaatttaaatagtaaaataaataggGTAAATTAGACTAAATTTCTAAttaaatcattttctcatttccaattAAAATTATTAGgataaattaaatatttctaattaaattattatataatattcataaattacaaataatttaccaATTAAATATACTttataaatgttaaaattattCACGTATTTACTTCAATATTGCGTTTTGAATATCCTTTTATAAATGTTATGTAAAATTGTGCGCTTATTTTTATAAATGtacatttaataatattttttaatatcatttaaaatTTGAAGTTATATATAATGTCTAGAATTACGTATAAACGCATTTCAACGCATTCGAATTTGTGTTTTTTTGCGCTGACAATATTATCAATGCTAATCGAGTTAAGACTTAATCGACAAAATTGCATACAATTTATATCTATTATTCAAAACAATTTCCCCTTCTTCTACCTTATCACTATCATTCGCAACTTACTTACCTGCAAAGTAAAAGAGGAGCAGGTGAGTTCATTGTGAACTCAATGAATAATCAATAACCAGCAAAGTATGCGTAAAACACAGAGTTTACAACAGAAAGAAGACTTAGTATGAAAAATCACGTCACGTGCTAGATTCGCGGAGAAGGTACGAGACCCACTGCAGAGAACTTGTTTGCtagaaaacataaatttaaaaactGTTTCGCATATACTTATTGGAAATCATACTTAGAAACTTAGCTTGTTTTCGTTTGAAAATAGAACTTATATAGCATGGAACATGCTCTATCTTAATATCAACACTAATCGAGTTAATTAAAAAAACTTTTTTGTTTGAGGCAATGTTTAGAACTACTCGTAGCTCTTCTCCAAtccataaataggagaataatacgCATGAGCGCACTCGAACCATAACCTCCTGCATTGACAATAATGTTCATGCCAATCAAGTTAAGACTTAATCGACAACTTGCTTTTTTAAATATAaagtatttttctttttaatatttataagttaaaatttttattgcatttattatttttaattaataactgatatgaaataataattttgattttaagtTTTTCATTGAAATTTAACTTTATAAAAACATAATATTAATATTGAAGAATAGTATCAACCATAaatcttttataaatttaataaaaattaataattataagttgaatattattatatttaaaataataaaaccaaagcAGTCAATGCGTGATGGTATTATTTGTAgttaatatatgtatatgcatGAGTCAACCTGTCTTAGTTTCTCTCTCTCTAATTAACTCCATCttgattctttctttttttgggaTCTTACCATCTTTAATTCCCATTTAGACCTGAAATTAGATGGAGCACAACCAGCAACCAACACAATTCCAAGAAATGGATTCCGGGGAGAAACGACTTAATGAACTTGGATATAAGCAAGAACTCAGAAGAGAAATGGTTTttgtttttttcattcttttaatcttttttccttttgttttcatACATGCAGTAACTTCTTAATTTGTTCCTTTATTTATGAATCGCAGACTCTGTTCAAGACTCTTGCGATCTCGTTTTCAACAATGACACTATTCACTGGGATAACTCCCTTGTATGGTTCAAGCCTTCAATATGCAGGTCCTGCTAGTCTTGTTTGGGGTTGGGTTGTTGTCTCTTTCTTCACTTGCTTTGTTGGAGTTGCAATGGCTGAGATCTGTTCTTCTTTTCCTGTTTGTCTCCTTTCTCACTCTTTTTCCATTTTTGTCATTCATTTTCATTTGGAAAATCTGCCCCAAGAGGTTAAACAATTTTTGTTTAGCCTCCAAGGTATTTGATGTTTTGAAGCCTTGCATTAAAATGAAGCCAAATGGTCCTCACataggtaaaagtatcatggatttttacttttaaaaacttATCTTTATATGTCAGGGCATTACACGtgacttatttaattttttattgatgaaattatgtaatatacaaggactaatttgcctaattttttaataaatgacACAAAATACAATCTGACTCGTAACATAGGAGCTTTAATGGTATTTTTACCTCCTAACATGATCTGAATGACAGCATTAATATGCTATATACAATTATAGACATGACAGAATCCATCTCCTAATCCAACCATGAAAAATCATAATGCAGCTAATTGTAAAAGAGCTTCTACAACCAGAGGGAAATGACTTGCTCTTTCTTGTAAACTTTTAACAGACTACAGGTTCTCTGTACTTTTGGGCTGCTCATTTAGCTGGTCCCAAATGGGGTCCTTTCTCATCATGGTGTTGTGCTTGGCTTGAGACCATAGGGCTTATTGCTGGCATAGGTACTCAGGTATGCTTGAAAATGATAAAAAACAAAACACTACACAGTCCAATCTGTTAGTAAATCGTTTGAATTTAACCTTGTATTTGTGTTTGGTATGGAAGGCTTATGCAGGATCACAAACACTGCAGAGCATCATCTTATTAAGCACTGGAACTAATAAAGATGGTGGATATTTTGCTCCAAAATGGCtcttcttatgcatgtatgtgagCCTTACTTTAATATGGGCAGTACTCAACACCTTTGCATTAGAAGTGATTGCTTTCATCGACATAATTTCAATTTGGTGGCAGGTACAAGTTTTACGTTTGCGTACTTTAAGGCTTCATAGTGTGTCTTTCACTAGTAAAAATATCATGGAGGTACTTGTACTCAGAGTTAGATTACATTTTACCCCCTTTACTAAAAAATGGATAAAATAGTCTctgtatgttagatcaaagagtaaattgattcttttgttaaaaattacattcatttctactgttaaaaattaaTCTCTGTTTGTCAGCATCATGGCACGCCACATTTCACTTTCTGGTTATTCATAAGAGTAAAAGGACGAAAATTTTAACAGAaaggaccaatttgctctttgatctaatgttgagactaatttattcatttttaagtAGAGGGGGCCAAATATATAATGACTCTTAATACATTGTTCTCTATGGTAACTTTTACAGCCTTCATTGTATCAACTTGTGGTTCATTTATATACTTTGATGTGCAGTAAGATAATAATTCGGATATAGTTGATAAGCTAGTTAAACCAAAGTTTTCCCTGACAGGTAATTGGTGGCTTAGTGATAGTTATAATGCTCCCATTGGTTGCAATGACTAGAAAATCTGCAGCATATGTATTCACAAGTTTTGAAATGGGGGTAGACTCAACAGGAGTATCAAGCAAACCTTATGCAGCCATCCTCTCTTTTCTTGTCAGTCAATATTCATTGTATGGATATGATGCAGCAGCACATTTGACTGAAGAAACTAAAGGTGCTGATAAGAATGGTCCTATTTCAATTCTCTCCAGCATTGGGATCATTGCAGTATTTGGATGGGCTTATATTTTGGCCCTTACTTTCAGCATTAAGGTATGTCATGTTAAAagtattataaataatttatattaagagttagattgcattttgttCTTTGTatgtttgataaaaaaaaaaactagccattctattaaaatttttatccatTTGTACGGTTAAAAGCTAGCATGACTAACGGATAATCACAGTGACATGTGTCGTGTCATGTATGCCTTATATTGACACGTATACAGATTAATTTTTAACAGTATAAATAGATGAAATTTGTAACAGAAtgatcaatttgctctttaatctaatatataatgactaatttactcattttttagtAAATAGACAAGATACAATCTGACTCTTAATATAAATGTTTTCATAATACTTTTACTGTCTAAAAAATGATCGGTAGATTCTGAATATATACATgtttacatatgtatatatagatAGCTCTTTAATGTCATTATATATTGTTTCATTCAGGATTTTAGTTACCTCTATGATCCAAGCAATGAAACTGCGGGTGCATTTGTGCCAGCACAAATACTGTATGATGCATTCCATGGAAGGTATCATAATTCTGCTGGAGCAATTGTATTACTATTTGTCATTTGGGGCTCTTTCTTCTTTGGTGGGCTTTCAATCACTACCAGTGCAGCCAGAGTTGTAAGTGCATATTTGTTctctaactttataaaaaaaatattttaaccttTGAATTAGTGTTTTTTTGACAAAATAAATTGAAATGGACAGAAAAATTAACAAAGGTTAACTTTGCTAACATGCCATTAGTGGTCCATATATATGTCACGTTAGTAATTAATTCCAAAATTTATGGATTATTTTTTTGCTACATATTTAtggaatatttttaaaattttgtaaaaaattataaaaatatttaaattatttaaaattcaaaaatcatttaaaaatttagaaaaaaattaaaatttatatatttcttcttcttttctaataattattttgcattatttagaaaaaaatttccaTCCATTTTAGAGTGTTTTTGACAAAACCCTAATTCAAGAGCAAAAAAAGacgaaaaatttaaataaaaggctaaaataacttttttttttttgcaaagttACAAGACAAAATAAATCATTATGCATAAATCTAATCCTAATAGCTAAGTTGTTAATATTGTCCAAGCCTTATGTCACCATTGGTACCCTTTAGGTATATGCTTTATCAAGAGACAAAGGGATCCCTTATTCATCAATATGGAGACAAGTTCACCCAAAGCGCAAAGTTCCATCAAATGCAGTATGGTTATGTGCAGCTATATGTATTGTAATGGGGCTACCAATCTTGAAAGTAAATGTAGTATTTACAGCCATAACTTCAATATGCACCATTGGATGGGTTGGTGGGTATGCAGTTCCAATATTTGCAAGAATGGTAATGCCAGAGAAGAATTTCAAACCTGGTCCATTTTATTTAGGCAGAGCAAGAAGACCAGTTTGTCTTGTAGCATTTGTCTGGATTTGTTACACATGTTCAGTGTTCCTTTTACCAACATATTACCCAATTACTTGGGATACATTTAATTATGCACCTGTTGCTTTAGGTGTGGGTTTGTCTTTGGTAATGGTTTGGTGGTGGGTGGATGCTAGGAAATGGTTTAAGGGACCTGTTAGGAACATTGAAATTTCTGTTAATGGAAAGGTTTAATATTAACCATAAACTACAATAGAGACGTACATTTATGAATTTATAGATGAACATAAATCCTTGttcttcttttctctatttttgtgCTTTTATGGTTTAATTGATTTAGCATGTTCagtgctcttttttttttctttgaaactaCTTATCTAAATTTCATGCCTCTATAGCATGCTTATGGTCGTTTACGTTGACTGACTTTGGCCTTGGAGATGATAGTATCTTATCTCACCAACTCaacaaattattaaaaataataatattttgggTTCAAATTTCTTTATgcgaaaatattttttaaaaaatttaaaaattatagatgTTGAAACCTTTTTGAAATCGACTTATGGTTTTAATGCTTAGGTTGACATTGCTCGTTATTTGTCAAGGTTCCATCATTGGTGTATTGTCATGCCTTCTTGTTCAGATTTGATCTCTTTGACAGGAAATTCGAAGAAATAATTACAATTCAAATTATTCATTcccaaatatttccaacccttagatTTGGTTAGTTTTGACTATTGGTCCTGTTTCAGTTCCTTGTATTACTTAGAAAACCTTTCAGAGCAATATGCAGAAATCCttttatttgaatatgatttgtccattaattgttatttcaatgaaaaatgcttgaaaaggATCGTAACAATGGACAATATTGAAATTTGTTGGGAGCAGAGCTCTAAAGGAATAGATTAATCAAAATAGTAAACATTGCTAAAATACAAAATGAGTAAGATGAAACTAGGTACCCTAGATATCGTAGCATGAGCTTCTCCACACTAACTTCTCGAAGACCATTTTGAGCTTgatatgtgtttaggagatctagAGTATTTTGTTGATACCCCAAGATGTAACGTTCTTCCTTCTGAGAAGACCTGAGCATTACATGTTCAATCTTcaatccaaatttgagctgccctttttcgggttttcaactcaaaatcctTCATTTGGTCTCAATGTGCCCTCTGcgagttttcgccttggcctctcccttGAATCTTAGAcaacgtagatggattgagctgcttaaggattactaCTGTATCATTGAATACCATcgtggtaaggccaatgtggtggcttatgcattgagccgtagggctatgactgatctgagagcgATGTTCGCTTGACTTAGTTTGTTTAACGATAGAAGTTTGTTGGCTGAGCTGTAGGTTAAACCGACTTGAATAGAACAGATTCAGGATAAGCAGTTAGGGAATGAGTATCTGGGCTTGAGTTTTCAACAAATTGAGAATGGTATTACTGCCAACTTTGGATTAAACTGTGATGGTGTATTGTGTTTTCGAGGACGAATCTGTATACCGAACGATATGGATCTGAGACAGTCGATTCTGAGGGAtgtgcatagtagcccttatgctatgcatcctaacGGTAATAAGATGTACTGCAATATTCACAAATTGTATTAGTGGTCGGGGTTAAAGCGTGAGGTTACTGATTTTGTTGTTCGTTGTCTGACATGTCAGCAAGTTAAGctaagcatcagttaccttcgggtttgctacaaCCGGTTAAGATTTCGCTATGGAAGTGGGAGTGAGTGACGATGGATTTCAttagtgggttgcctttaacacccactaagaaggattcaatgTGGGTTATCATGGATCGATTAACCAAGTTTGCACACTTCATCCCAGTTAGGACAGATTATTCTTTGCAGAAGCTGGCAAAGATTTatatttctgagatagtgagactgcataggGTATCAGTTTTGATCatctctgatagagatcctctCTTCACGTTTTGGTTTTGAAAAAAGCTACATGAGGCTCAggttcaaggttggacttcagtactgcattctatcctcagaccgatgctcaatcagagagggtgattcagatactgaaggatatgttgaggagctgTGCTATCAATTTCCGAGACAGTTAGGAGGAGTATCTGCCTCTAGCAGAGTTCGCTTATAATAAAAGTTTCTagtctagcattcagatggcaccttacgaggctctttatggtcgtaagtgtcgcactcttttgtgttggactgagttgggtgaacgacatgttctgggtcctgaattggtttctgagactgaggataaggtcagatagATTCGGGATCGACTGAAAGTGGCATCGGACAGATAGAAAACTTACGTAAATCTGAAGAGACGTGAGATTGAGTATTTTGTGGGGGACTTCATATTTTTCAAGGTCTCGTCATAGAAAAAGATTTTGaggttcggtcgtaagggcaaactgagccctaggtttattaggCCGGACTAGATTTTAAAATGAGTGGGACCggttgcttatcagttggagctacctccaaagTTAAACTgtattcataatgtgttccacgTTTCGATATTGAGGCACTACAGCTCTGATCCTACGCATATTGTCCctattgaggagattgaggttaggccagacttgatctttgaggaggagccagttcaggTTCTGGATCGTGATGTTAATGTTCTGAGGAA from Gossypium arboreum isolate Shixiya-1 chromosome 9, ASM2569848v2, whole genome shotgun sequence includes the following:
- the LOC108455947 gene encoding amino-acid permease BAT1 homolog; protein product: MEHNQQPTQFQEMDSGEKRLNELGYKQELRREMTLFKTLAISFSTMTLFTGITPLYGSSLQYAGPASLVWGWVVVSFFTCFVGVAMAEICSSFPTTGSLYFWAAHLAGPKWGPFSSWCCAWLETIGLIAGIGTQAYAGSQTLQSIILLSTGTNKDGGYFAPKWLFLCMYVSLTLIWAVLNTFALEVIAFIDIISIWWQVIGGLVIVIMLPLVAMTRKSAAYVFTSFEMGVDSTGVSSKPYAAILSFLVSQYSLYGYDAAAHLTEETKGADKNGPISILSSIGIIAVFGWAYILALTFSIKDFSYLYDPSNETAGAFVPAQILYDAFHGRYHNSAGAIVLLFVIWGSFFFGGLSITTSAARVVYALSRDKGIPYSSIWRQVHPKRKVPSNAVWLCAAICIVMGLPILKVNVVFTAITSICTIGWVGGYAVPIFARMVMPEKNFKPGPFYLGRARRPVCLVAFVWICYTCSVFLLPTYYPITWDTFNYAPVALGVGLSLVMVWWWVDARKWFKGPVRNIEISVNGKV